The Tamandua tetradactyla isolate mTamTet1 chromosome 5, mTamTet1.pri, whole genome shotgun sequence genome window below encodes:
- the MDC1 gene encoding mediator of DNA damage checkpoint protein 1 isoform X3 — protein MEDTQVIDWEVDEEEEEERASESLGYSLEPLGRLHIFGSAHGPEKDFPLYLGKNVVGRKPDCSVALPFPSISKQHAVIEILALDKAPLLRDCGSLNGTQILRPPKVLSPGVSHRLRDQELILFADLPCQYHRLDVPLPFVSRGTLTVEETPRVQAGTQPQGLLLAEDSEEEVDFSERCIVKESKSTSSPLATVVPESDEESASPAQGSGGPPFAFNLESDTDEEGEQPASGEVSSTSRRSATAEADGVAVELHLKKNQPSAKEVDNERKVESDTGKSDMEEDSDTDVDDDSKLTEKPADVHLERGQSSPFIDSDTDVEEEGIPATLAVVPVKKRQIFHGVSTKSPGVHLQESQAGSDADVEKGEAPPPLERSQPSIVLNSDTDDEDEISAALALSLLKESRTITGNKDVDVEEDRAQSMVLPEQSLTSAGRDSDIDMEEEELQVEKRQSLPKCHTNKDGALVLALSEKSQPLPGDSDVNVVEDKDLFGTHLERSQTSTMVNINTEVEEEVPSGPAFTHLEKHKVPEERTNKTDKEAEGNPAKVPVVHLEEAQLPPDCEMDAEEGMSLTTSAMADVRKSQLPAERDAGTEWAAAVLKRERALEAGAQGGSPVTQVEQDLLPVSRENLTHLVVGTGTPGEPTQPHREGAQTPTEREREPHVHGIKDSEDSHDDSEDLDLQATQCFVARENQSLEAVQNMEDEPTQAFLFTLPQEAGPSCCSFHTSGVLDEPWEVLATQPFCLREAEASETQHTATCSEARGTCHSLPRTTLQDQQPESPVHTEPLGIRIRGMHTMEKDMGTPRIKAERVTSEREPLERETKKLPPGEREDVLGEGELTRRIQEREQKQLLVRDPQRQESDKNMKNANTEKDMESLKVEVDTSKEIEEKEIEEQTLRREIFEREAERPATERVSEPAGLEVKIPKVILEKGTQREEDGGSQDQKGQAFFPKAEPGVGAGALQELASAPVTSGSQSGRGRVVPLSTRRQQRGHANYKMPPAEKTSRGDQKSPDACLRPSAPEASASLPTSSKPQTTSQGPKLSVPQPILSPLPLSLESPIPRTRQNGSQEVPETPMSSELEPLHAKSKVRPRGSSRMTHCPVSFTALEPHPTTHLTCQPIIPDPASQVTRGRTCRSSEMIPASVVPKALELHSTSTDQPVTPKPILQATRGRTHRSSVKIPEPVESTDLQPVTLGPILQATRGRTRRFAVKTSGPHESIAPHLQPPISTDHPVTPEPMKRATRSRAHRSSVSTPEPVIPTASELQPSASTDQPVNPEPILRATRGRTHRSSVKTSVLVESATLHLKPPITTDQPFNPGPMLQATRGRAHRSSLMSPEPMIPTAPDLQTSTSTDQSVNCEPMLRVTRGRTHRSSEMTLVPIVPTAPELQTSTSSDQPVTPEPMIRATRGRAHRSSFNTPEPIIPTASELQPSTSIDQPVTRKPILQATQGKAHRSSVKTPKPVDSTALHLELPTPTDQPVTSKPMVRATRGRVHRSSVKTSEPIVPIAPELQPSTSTEQPVIPESITRGGQSRTLRSSSVSAVPVPITPEFQPPVPTDQPVPPEPVPQAICSKRQRAIKKPESFTAPIVHEPRSVPPETKSYSSRSQRRGAVRITESSMTIPEPSFPQFLEAPSHALQIQKIEASGISGSTPESQPKVSQSRKRLLAIMDSSPLQKRSQRGEGPQKTVSLKEEEEPTERLRKEEDAVILGQGKRKRGQAEEEPKGTLSHNLRRTKANQEPTAPRVLFTGVVDARGERAVLALGGSLAGSVAEASHLVTDRIRRTVKFLCALGRGIPILTLDWLHQSRKAGYFLPPDEYVVTDPEQERNFGFSLRNALSRARERRLLEGYEVHVTPGVQPPPPQMGEIISCCGGTVLPSMPRSYKPQRVVITCSQDFPRCSIPFRVGLPLLSPEFLLTGVLKQEAKPEAFILSFLEVSST, from the exons ATGGAAGATACCCAGGTTATTGACTGGGAGGTTGacgaagaggaggaggaagagagagccaGTGAATCCTTGGGTTATAGTTTGGAGCCCTTAGGGCGACTGCATATCTTCGGCAGTGCCCATGGACCAGAAAAAG ATTTCCCACTATATCTTGGGAAGAATGTGGTAGGCCGAAAGCCTGACTGCTCTGTGGCCCTGCCCTTTCCGTCCATCTCCAAACAACATGCAGTAATTGAAATCTTGGCTTTGGACAAGGCACCTCTCCTCCGTGATTGTGGGAGCCTCAATGGTACTCAAATCCTCAGGCCTCCTAAGGTTCTGAGCCCTGGGGTCAGTCATCGTCTGAGGGACCAGGAGCTGATTCTCTTTGCTGACCTGCCTTGCCAGTACCATCGCCTGGATGTCCCCCTGCCTTTTGTCTCCCGAGGTACCCTAACTGTTGAGGAGACACCCAGGGTACAGGCAGGAACTCAACCCCAGGGCCTTCTGTTGGCTGAGGACTCAGAGGAAGAAGTAG ATTTTTCTGAAAGGTGTATAGTGAAAGAATCAAAGTCCACATCTTCTCCTTTGGCAACGGTAGTGCCGGAAAG TGATGAAGAGAGTGCTTCCCCTGCCCAGGGTAGCGGTGGGCCACCTTTTGCCTTCAACTTGGAAAGTGACACAGATGAAGAAGGTGAGCAGCCAGCATCAGGGGAGGTCTCTTCAACTTCCAGAAGAAGTGCAACTGCAGAAGCTGATGGAGTTGCAGTTGAACTCCACCTCAAAAAGAATCAGCCTTCAGCAAAGGAGGTGGACAATGAAAGAAAAGTAGAGAGTGATACAGGGAAATCAGATATGGAGGAGGACAGTGACACAGATGTGGATGATGACAGTAAGCTTACAGAAAAGCCAGCTGATGTCCACTTGGAAAGGGGCCAGTCTTCTCCCTTCATTGACAGTGATACAGATGTGGAAGAAGAGGGGATTCCTGCAACCCTAGCTGTGGTTCCTGTGAAGAAGAGGCAAATCTTCCATGGAGTTAGCACAAAGAGTCCTGGGGTGCATCTGCAAGAGAGCCAGGCTGGTAGTGATGCAGATGTGGAGAAGGGTGAGGCCCCACCACCTTTGGAGAGAAGCCAACCCTCCATAGTGCTCAACAGCGACACAGATGATGAGGACGAAATCTCAGCAGCACTTGCTTTGTCACTTCTCAAAGAGAGCCGAACTATTACAGGAAACAAAGATGTTGATGTCGAAGAGGACAGGGCCCAATCTATGGTCCTTCCAGAACAAAGCCTAACCTCTGCTGGGAGAGACAGTGACATAGATATGGAAGAGGAAGAGCTCCAAGTGGAAAAGAGACAGTCTCTCCCCAAGTGCCACACAAACAAGGATGGAGCTCTTGTTTTAGCACTTTCAGAAAAAAGCCAGCCTCTCCCTGGGGATAGTGATGTGAATGTTGTAGAAGATAAGGACTTATTTGGGACCCACTTGGAGAGAAGCCAAACTTCCACCATGGTGAACATTAACACTGAAGTGGAGGAGGAAGTCCCGTCAGGGCCAGCTTTTACACATCTGGAGAAGCATAAGGTTCCTGAGGAGAGaacaaataaaacagataagGAAGCAGAGGGGAATCCAGCAAAGGTGCCTGTGGTACATCTAGAGGAAGCCCAGCTTCCTCCAGACTGTGAAATGGATGCAGAGGAGGGCATGTCCTTAACAACCTCAGCAATGGCAGATGTAAGAAAGAGCCAGCTTCCGGCAGAAAGGGATGCTGGGACAGAGTGGGCTGCAGCTGTTCTCAAGCGGGAGAGAGCACTTGAGGCGGGCGCCCAGGGTGGGTCACCTGTGACACAAGTGGAACAGGACCTTCTCCCTGTCTCAAGGGAGAACTTAACACATTTGGTGGTGGGAACAGGCACTCCCGGGGAACCCACCCAGCCACATAGAGAGGGAGCCCAGACCCccacagaaagggagagagaaccACATGTGCATGGGATCAAGGATTCTGAAGACAGTCATGATG ATTCTGAAGATCTGGACCTACAAGCTACCCAGTGCTTTGTGGCGAGAGAGAATCAGAGCTTGGAAG CAGTCCAAAACATGGAGGATGAACCCACCCAGGCCTTCCTGTTTACTCTACCCCAAGAGGCTGGCCCTTCCTGTTGCAGCTTCCATACCTCCG GTGTCCTGGATGAGCCATGGGAGGTCTTGGCTACACAGCCATTCTGTCTAAGAGAGGCAGAGGCCTCTGAAACCCAGCACACTGCTACCTGCTCTGAGGCCCGAGGAACCTGCCACTCTCTACCCAGGACAACTCTACAAGACCAACAGCCAGAGAGTCCAGTTCACACAGAGCCACTGGGGATTCGAATCAGAGGGATGCATACCATGGAGAAAGATATGGGTACACCAAGAATAAAAGCAGAGAGGGTGACCTCTGAGAGAGAGCCACTGGAGAGGGAAACCAAGAAACTGCcaccaggagagagagaagatgtgCTAGGAGAGGGAGAATTAACCAGGAGGATACAGGAAAGAGAACAAAAACAGCTCTTAGTTAGAGACCCTCAGAGACAGGAGTcggataaaaacatgaaaaatgcaaatactgaaaaggacaTGGAGAGTTTGAAGGTAGAAGTTGATACATCCAAGGAAatagaggagaaagaaatagaggaGCAGACCCTTAGAAGAGAAATATttgagagagaagcagagagaccagCAACAGAGAGAGTGAGTGAGCCAGCTGGGTTAGAAGTAAAGATACCCAAAGTGATACTGGAGAAAGGTACACAGAGAGAGGAAGATGGAGGGAGCCAGGACCAGAAAGGGCAGGCCTTCTTTCCAAAGGCAGAGCCTGGGGTCGGAGCCGGAGCTCTTCAGGAACTGGCTTCAGCCCCAGTAACTTCTGGGAGCCAGTCAGGTAGAGGAAGGGTAGTTCCACTAAGCACCAGGAGGCAGCAAAGAG GCCACGCAAATTACAAGATGCCACCAGCTGAGAAGACTTCTAGG GgtgatcagaaatccccagatgCTTGTCTGCGTCCTTCAGCACCTGAAGCCTCAGCCTCACTCCCAACCTCCTCTAAACCCCAGACCACCTCTCAAGGCCCAAAACTTTCAGTTCCCCAGCccattctttctccccttccattGTCCTTAGAGTCACCCATTCCCAGGACCAGGCAAAATGGGAGTCAGGAAGTTCCAGAGACTCCCATGTCCTCAGAGCTGGAGCCTCTCCATGCAAAGTCTAAAGTCAGGCCCCGGGGTTCCTCTAGGATGACACATTGCCCAGTTTCCTTTACTGCCCTTGAACCCCACCCTACCACCCACCTCACGTGCCAGCCAATCATCCCTGACCCTGCATCTCAGGTCACTCGTGGCAGAACATGTAGGTCATCTGAAATGATCCCTGCATCAGTTGTCCCCAAAGCCCTTGAACTCCATTCTACCTCCACAGACCAGCCTGTTACTCCCAAGCCCATATTACAAGCAACTCGGGGCCGGACACATAGATCCTCTGTCAAGATCCCTGAACCAGTAGAATCCACTGATCTCCAACCTGTCACCCTTGGACCCATATTACAGGCAACTCGGGGCAGGACACGTAGGTTCGCTGTCAAGACCTCTGGACCACATGAATCCATAGCCCCTCATCTCCAGCCTCCTATCTCCACAGACCATCCTGTCACCCCAGAGCCCATGAAACGGGCAACTCGGAGCAGGGCACATAGGTCCTCTGTCAGTACTCCTGAACCAGTTATCCCCACAGCCTCTGAGCTCCAACCGTCTGCCTCCACAGATCAGCCTGTCAACCCTGAGCCCATATTGCGGGCAACTCGGGGAAGGACCCATAGGTCCTCTGTCAAGACCTCTGTTCTGGTGGAATCTGCCACCCTTCATCTCAAGCCTCCTATCACCACTGACCAGCCTTTCAATCCTGGGCCCATGTTACAGGCCACCCGGGGAAGGGCACATAGGTCTTCTCTCATGAGCCCTGAACCAATGATCCCCACAGCCCCTGACCTCCAGACTTCCACCTCCACAGACCAGTCTGTCAACTGTGAGCCTATGTTACGGGTTACTCGGGGCAGGACACATAGGTCATCTGAAATGACCCTTGTACCAATTGTCCCCACAGCCCCTGAGCTCCAGACTTCTACCTCCTCAGACCAGCCTGTCACCCCAGAGCCCATGATACGAGCAACTCGGGGCAGGGCTCATAGGTCCTCTTTCAATACTCCTGAACCAATTATCCCCACAGCCTCTGAGCTCCAGCCTTCTACCTCCATAGACCAACCTGTTACCCGCAAGCCCATATTACAGGCAACTCAAGGCAAGGCACACAGATCCTCTGTCAAGACCCCTAAACCAGTGGATTCCACAGCCCTTCATCTCGAGCTTCCTACCCCCACAGACCAGCCTGTCACCTCAAAACCCATGGTGCGGGCCACTCGGGGCAGGGTACATAGGTCCTCTGTCAAGACTTCTGAACCAATTGTCCCCATAGCCCCTGAACTCCAGCCTTCCACCTCCACAGAACAGCCTGTCATCCCTGAGTCTATAACCCGAGGTGGTCAGAGCAGGACACTAAGGTCTTCTTCAGTAAGTGCTGTGCCAGTTCCTATAACTCCTGAATTCCAGCCTCCTGTCCCCACAGACCAGCCTGTTCCCCCTGAGCCTGTCCCTCAAGCCATTTGCAGCAAGAGACAGAGGGCCATTAAGAAGCCTGAGTCCTTCACTGCTCCCATTGTCCATGAACCCCGCTCTGTACCGCCTGAAACTAAATCCTATTCTTCACGGAGCCAAAGAAGAGGAGCAGTGAGAATAACTGAGTCCTCTATGACCATTCCTGAACCTTCCTTTCCCCAGTTTCTTGAGGCACCCTCTCATGCTCTTCAGATCCAAAAGATAGAGGCATCAGGCATATCTGGGTCCACCCCAGAATCCCAGCCTAAGGTCTCTCAAAGTCGCAAGAGGCTATTAGCTATCATGGATTCATCCCCACTTCAAAAACGGTCCCAAAGAGGGGAAGGCCCCCAGAAGACAGTGTCCCTCAAGGAAGAGGAAGAACCTACAGAGAGGCTAAGAAAGGAAGAG GATGCAGTGATTCTAGGACAAGGCAAGAGAAAGAGAGGTCAAGCAGAGGAGGAGCCCAAGGGAACACTGAGCCACAATCTCCGAAGGACCAAAGCTAACCAAGAACCCACAGCCCCCAGA GTGCTCTTCACAGGTGTGGTAGATGCCCGAGGAGAGCGGGCAGTTTTGGCCCTGGGTGGGAGCCTGgcaggctcagtggcagaagctTCACACTTAGTCACTGATCGAATTCGCCGGACTGTCAAGTTCCTGTGTGCCCTGGGGCGAGGAATCCCCATCCTCACACTGGACTGGCTGCACCAG TCCCGCAAAGCTGGTTACTTCTTACCCCCGGATGAATATGTGGTAACTGATCCTGAGCAAGAGAGGAACTTTGGCTTCAGCCTTCGGAATGCCCTGAGCCGGGCTAGGGAGCGAAGGCTACTTGAG GGCTATGAGGTTCATGTAACCCCTGGAGTCCAGCCACCACCACCTCAGATGGGAGAGATCATCAGCTGCTGTGGGGGCACTGTGCTCCCCAGCATGCCCCGCTCCTACAAG CCTCAGAGAGTTGTGATCACATGCTCCCAGGACTTCCCTCGATGCTCCATTCCATTTCGGGTTGGACTGCCTCTTCTCTCACCGGAGTTCCTACTGACAGGAGTGTTGAAGCAGGAAGCCAAGCCAGAGGCCTTCATCCTCTCCTTTTTGGAAGTGTCATCCACCTGA
- the MDC1 gene encoding mediator of DNA damage checkpoint protein 1 isoform X8 has translation MEDTQVIDWEVDEEEEEERASESLGYSLEPLGRLHIFGSAHGPEKDFPLYLGKNVVGRKPDCSVALPFPSISKQHAVIEILALDKAPLLRDCGSLNGTQILRPPKVLSPGVSHRLRDQELILFADLPCQYHRLDVPLPFVSRGTLTVEETPRVQAGTQPQGLLLAEDSEEEVACSFLFLTDFSERCIVKESKSTSSPLATVVPESDEESASPAQGSGGPPFAFNLESDTDEEDSEDLDLQATQCFVARENQSLEVQNMEDEPTQAFLFTLPQEAGPSCCSFHTSGVLDEPWEVLATQPFCLREAEASETQHTATCSEARGTCHSLPRTTLQDQQPESPVHTEPLGIRIRGMHTMEKDMGTPRIKAERVTSEREPLERETKKLPPGEREDVLGEGELTRRIQEREQKQLLVRDPQRQESDKNMKNANTEKDMESLKVEVDTSKEIEEKEIEEQTLRREIFEREAERPATERVSEPAGLEVKIPKVILEKGTQREEDGGSQDQKGQAFFPKAEPGVGAGALQELASAPVTSGSQSGRGRVVPLSTRRQQRGHANYKMPPAEKTSRGDQKSPDACLRPSAPEASASLPTSSKPQTTSQGPKLSVPQPILSPLPLSLESPIPRTRQNGSQEVPETPMSSELEPLHAKSKVRPRGSSRMTHCPVSFTALEPHPTTHLTCQPIIPDPASQVTRGRTCRSSEMIPASVVPKALELHSTSTDQPVTPKPILQATRGRTHRSSVKIPEPVESTDLQPVTLGPILQATRGRTRRFAVKTSGPHESIAPHLQPPISTDHPVTPEPMKRATRSRAHRSSVSTPEPVIPTASELQPSASTDQPVNPEPILRATRGRTHRSSVKTSVLVESATLHLKPPITTDQPFNPGPMLQATRGRAHRSSLMSPEPMIPTAPDLQTSTSTDQSVNCEPMLRVTRGRTHRSSEMTLVPIVPTAPELQTSTSSDQPVTPEPMIRATRGRAHRSSFNTPEPIIPTASELQPSTSIDQPVTRKPILQATQGKAHRSSVKTPKPVDSTALHLELPTPTDQPVTSKPMVRATRGRVHRSSVKTSEPIVPIAPELQPSTSTEQPVIPESITRGGQSRTLRSSSVSAVPVPITPEFQPPVPTDQPVPPEPVPQAICSKRQRAIKKPESFTAPIVHEPRSVPPETKSYSSRSQRRGAVRITESSMTIPEPSFPQFLEAPSHALQIQKIEASGISGSTPESQPKVSQSRKRLLAIMDSSPLQKRSQRGEGPQKTVSLKEEEEPTERLRKEEDAVILGQGKRKRGQAEEEPKGTLSHNLRRTKANQEPTAPRVLFTGVVDARGERAVLALGGSLAGSVAEASHLVTDRIRRTVKFLCALGRGIPILTLDWLHQSRKAGYFLPPDEYVVTDPEQERNFGFSLRNALSRARERRLLEGYEVHVTPGVQPPPPQMGEIISCCGGTVLPSMPRSYKPQRVVITCSQDFPRCSIPFRVGLPLLSPEFLLTGVLKQEAKPEAFILSFLEVSST, from the exons ATGGAAGATACCCAGGTTATTGACTGGGAGGTTGacgaagaggaggaggaagagagagccaGTGAATCCTTGGGTTATAGTTTGGAGCCCTTAGGGCGACTGCATATCTTCGGCAGTGCCCATGGACCAGAAAAAG ATTTCCCACTATATCTTGGGAAGAATGTGGTAGGCCGAAAGCCTGACTGCTCTGTGGCCCTGCCCTTTCCGTCCATCTCCAAACAACATGCAGTAATTGAAATCTTGGCTTTGGACAAGGCACCTCTCCTCCGTGATTGTGGGAGCCTCAATGGTACTCAAATCCTCAGGCCTCCTAAGGTTCTGAGCCCTGGGGTCAGTCATCGTCTGAGGGACCAGGAGCTGATTCTCTTTGCTGACCTGCCTTGCCAGTACCATCGCCTGGATGTCCCCCTGCCTTTTGTCTCCCGAGGTACCCTAACTGTTGAGGAGACACCCAGGGTACAGGCAGGAACTCAACCCCAGGGCCTTCTGTTGGCTGAGGACTCAGAGGAAGAAGTAG CTTGCTCCTTTCTATTCTTGACAGATTTTTCTGAAAGGTGTATAGTGAAAGAATCAAAGTCCACATCTTCTCCTTTGGCAACGGTAGTGCCGGAAAG TGATGAAGAGAGTGCTTCCCCTGCCCAGGGTAGCGGTGGGCCACCTTTTGCCTTCAACTTGGAAAGTGACACAGATGAAGAAG ATTCTGAAGATCTGGACCTACAAGCTACCCAGTGCTTTGTGGCGAGAGAGAATCAGAGCTTGGAAG TCCAAAACATGGAGGATGAACCCACCCAGGCCTTCCTGTTTACTCTACCCCAAGAGGCTGGCCCTTCCTGTTGCAGCTTCCATACCTCCG GTGTCCTGGATGAGCCATGGGAGGTCTTGGCTACACAGCCATTCTGTCTAAGAGAGGCAGAGGCCTCTGAAACCCAGCACACTGCTACCTGCTCTGAGGCCCGAGGAACCTGCCACTCTCTACCCAGGACAACTCTACAAGACCAACAGCCAGAGAGTCCAGTTCACACAGAGCCACTGGGGATTCGAATCAGAGGGATGCATACCATGGAGAAAGATATGGGTACACCAAGAATAAAAGCAGAGAGGGTGACCTCTGAGAGAGAGCCACTGGAGAGGGAAACCAAGAAACTGCcaccaggagagagagaagatgtgCTAGGAGAGGGAGAATTAACCAGGAGGATACAGGAAAGAGAACAAAAACAGCTCTTAGTTAGAGACCCTCAGAGACAGGAGTcggataaaaacatgaaaaatgcaaatactgaaaaggacaTGGAGAGTTTGAAGGTAGAAGTTGATACATCCAAGGAAatagaggagaaagaaatagaggaGCAGACCCTTAGAAGAGAAATATttgagagagaagcagagagaccagCAACAGAGAGAGTGAGTGAGCCAGCTGGGTTAGAAGTAAAGATACCCAAAGTGATACTGGAGAAAGGTACACAGAGAGAGGAAGATGGAGGGAGCCAGGACCAGAAAGGGCAGGCCTTCTTTCCAAAGGCAGAGCCTGGGGTCGGAGCCGGAGCTCTTCAGGAACTGGCTTCAGCCCCAGTAACTTCTGGGAGCCAGTCAGGTAGAGGAAGGGTAGTTCCACTAAGCACCAGGAGGCAGCAAAGAG GCCACGCAAATTACAAGATGCCACCAGCTGAGAAGACTTCTAGG GgtgatcagaaatccccagatgCTTGTCTGCGTCCTTCAGCACCTGAAGCCTCAGCCTCACTCCCAACCTCCTCTAAACCCCAGACCACCTCTCAAGGCCCAAAACTTTCAGTTCCCCAGCccattctttctccccttccattGTCCTTAGAGTCACCCATTCCCAGGACCAGGCAAAATGGGAGTCAGGAAGTTCCAGAGACTCCCATGTCCTCAGAGCTGGAGCCTCTCCATGCAAAGTCTAAAGTCAGGCCCCGGGGTTCCTCTAGGATGACACATTGCCCAGTTTCCTTTACTGCCCTTGAACCCCACCCTACCACCCACCTCACGTGCCAGCCAATCATCCCTGACCCTGCATCTCAGGTCACTCGTGGCAGAACATGTAGGTCATCTGAAATGATCCCTGCATCAGTTGTCCCCAAAGCCCTTGAACTCCATTCTACCTCCACAGACCAGCCTGTTACTCCCAAGCCCATATTACAAGCAACTCGGGGCCGGACACATAGATCCTCTGTCAAGATCCCTGAACCAGTAGAATCCACTGATCTCCAACCTGTCACCCTTGGACCCATATTACAGGCAACTCGGGGCAGGACACGTAGGTTCGCTGTCAAGACCTCTGGACCACATGAATCCATAGCCCCTCATCTCCAGCCTCCTATCTCCACAGACCATCCTGTCACCCCAGAGCCCATGAAACGGGCAACTCGGAGCAGGGCACATAGGTCCTCTGTCAGTACTCCTGAACCAGTTATCCCCACAGCCTCTGAGCTCCAACCGTCTGCCTCCACAGATCAGCCTGTCAACCCTGAGCCCATATTGCGGGCAACTCGGGGAAGGACCCATAGGTCCTCTGTCAAGACCTCTGTTCTGGTGGAATCTGCCACCCTTCATCTCAAGCCTCCTATCACCACTGACCAGCCTTTCAATCCTGGGCCCATGTTACAGGCCACCCGGGGAAGGGCACATAGGTCTTCTCTCATGAGCCCTGAACCAATGATCCCCACAGCCCCTGACCTCCAGACTTCCACCTCCACAGACCAGTCTGTCAACTGTGAGCCTATGTTACGGGTTACTCGGGGCAGGACACATAGGTCATCTGAAATGACCCTTGTACCAATTGTCCCCACAGCCCCTGAGCTCCAGACTTCTACCTCCTCAGACCAGCCTGTCACCCCAGAGCCCATGATACGAGCAACTCGGGGCAGGGCTCATAGGTCCTCTTTCAATACTCCTGAACCAATTATCCCCACAGCCTCTGAGCTCCAGCCTTCTACCTCCATAGACCAACCTGTTACCCGCAAGCCCATATTACAGGCAACTCAAGGCAAGGCACACAGATCCTCTGTCAAGACCCCTAAACCAGTGGATTCCACAGCCCTTCATCTCGAGCTTCCTACCCCCACAGACCAGCCTGTCACCTCAAAACCCATGGTGCGGGCCACTCGGGGCAGGGTACATAGGTCCTCTGTCAAGACTTCTGAACCAATTGTCCCCATAGCCCCTGAACTCCAGCCTTCCACCTCCACAGAACAGCCTGTCATCCCTGAGTCTATAACCCGAGGTGGTCAGAGCAGGACACTAAGGTCTTCTTCAGTAAGTGCTGTGCCAGTTCCTATAACTCCTGAATTCCAGCCTCCTGTCCCCACAGACCAGCCTGTTCCCCCTGAGCCTGTCCCTCAAGCCATTTGCAGCAAGAGACAGAGGGCCATTAAGAAGCCTGAGTCCTTCACTGCTCCCATTGTCCATGAACCCCGCTCTGTACCGCCTGAAACTAAATCCTATTCTTCACGGAGCCAAAGAAGAGGAGCAGTGAGAATAACTGAGTCCTCTATGACCATTCCTGAACCTTCCTTTCCCCAGTTTCTTGAGGCACCCTCTCATGCTCTTCAGATCCAAAAGATAGAGGCATCAGGCATATCTGGGTCCACCCCAGAATCCCAGCCTAAGGTCTCTCAAAGTCGCAAGAGGCTATTAGCTATCATGGATTCATCCCCACTTCAAAAACGGTCCCAAAGAGGGGAAGGCCCCCAGAAGACAGTGTCCCTCAAGGAAGAGGAAGAACCTACAGAGAGGCTAAGAAAGGAAGAG GATGCAGTGATTCTAGGACAAGGCAAGAGAAAGAGAGGTCAAGCAGAGGAGGAGCCCAAGGGAACACTGAGCCACAATCTCCGAAGGACCAAAGCTAACCAAGAACCCACAGCCCCCAGA GTGCTCTTCACAGGTGTGGTAGATGCCCGAGGAGAGCGGGCAGTTTTGGCCCTGGGTGGGAGCCTGgcaggctcagtggcagaagctTCACACTTAGTCACTGATCGAATTCGCCGGACTGTCAAGTTCCTGTGTGCCCTGGGGCGAGGAATCCCCATCCTCACACTGGACTGGCTGCACCAG TCCCGCAAAGCTGGTTACTTCTTACCCCCGGATGAATATGTGGTAACTGATCCTGAGCAAGAGAGGAACTTTGGCTTCAGCCTTCGGAATGCCCTGAGCCGGGCTAGGGAGCGAAGGCTACTTGAG GGCTATGAGGTTCATGTAACCCCTGGAGTCCAGCCACCACCACCTCAGATGGGAGAGATCATCAGCTGCTGTGGGGGCACTGTGCTCCCCAGCATGCCCCGCTCCTACAAG CCTCAGAGAGTTGTGATCACATGCTCCCAGGACTTCCCTCGATGCTCCATTCCATTTCGGGTTGGACTGCCTCTTCTCTCACCGGAGTTCCTACTGACAGGAGTGTTGAAGCAGGAAGCCAAGCCAGAGGCCTTCATCCTCTCCTTTTTGGAAGTGTCATCCACCTGA